From the Methanobacterium spitsbergense genome, one window contains:
- a CDS encoding ATP-dependent DNA ligase, protein MPNMIEPMLATLTNPTNLKLTGTWIIEPKYDGERIIAVRYGDKIDLWTRRNIQATYKFPEIVKALKKEVDGDKWILDGEMTVKGGFRQLLNRNVEDRFKISLLSRKIPATFNIFDILQYEKDDLINRPLMERKSILMKVVHPENYIEIVPFKEVDKPDNQFQDYLKQGYEGAVIKNLDSKYEPGKRSDNWLKIKKGDTVDVCIIGATKSTSSIPFGALLMEKNGKYFGRVGTGFSDQDRKDILKLLKENQAPLQITVPPDVEPEILITSKPLLAEIKMQEMIKRSPRAPVWVRFRWE, encoded by the coding sequence ATGCCCAACATGATTGAACCCATGCTGGCAACCCTAACAAATCCAACGAATTTGAAATTAACTGGTACTTGGATTATCGAACCAAAATATGATGGTGAGAGGATAATAGCTGTCCGTTATGGTGATAAAATAGATTTATGGACCCGTAGAAATATTCAGGCAACCTATAAATTTCCTGAAATAGTAAAAGCATTGAAAAAAGAAGTTGATGGGGATAAATGGATACTTGATGGTGAAATGACTGTTAAAGGAGGTTTTAGACAGTTATTAAACAGAAATGTTGAAGATAGATTTAAAATTAGTTTACTATCACGAAAGATCCCAGCAACATTCAATATTTTTGATATATTACAATATGAAAAAGATGATCTAATAAACAGGCCTCTTATGGAGCGTAAAAGCATATTAATGAAGGTGGTACATCCAGAAAACTACATAGAAATTGTTCCATTTAAAGAAGTAGATAAACCAGATAATCAATTTCAAGATTATTTAAAACAGGGTTATGAAGGGGCAGTTATCAAGAATTTAGATTCTAAATATGAACCTGGAAAAAGATCAGATAATTGGTTGAAGATTAAAAAAGGAGACACAGTAGATGTATGTATAATAGGAGCCACTAAAAGCACGAGTAGTATACCATTTGGTGCTCTTTTAATGGAAAAGAATGGAAAATATTTTGGTAGGGTTGGGACAGGCTTCAGTGACCAAGATAGAAAGGATATATTAAAACTTCTTAAGGAAAATCAAGCACCTCTCCAAATAACAGTACCTCCTGATGTGGAACCAGAAATATTAATCACATCTAAACCTCTTTTAGCAGAGATCAAGATGCAAGAGATGATCAAAAGATCTCCCCGAGCTCCTGTATGGGTCAGATTTAGATGGGAATAA
- a CDS encoding metallophosphoesterase, translating to MLKKLILIIVILGIFFGAYSFVEPYLIQTKEITIESSQIPPEFDGKHIVFLTDIHYGSFFSKERVDSIVNQTNELKPDMILLGGDYVTSDSSAVGPVFLSLSKLKAPLGVYGVLGNNDPKNVSIHAMQNAGITYIGNNGAWIGTNSSRIRVGGVADMDTDVPNQLPILQDITPEDFVILVTHKPDYFPKVSKSRVDLVFAGHTHGGQITLFGLYAPFIKSQYEQKHLSGVTKLGNDTMIISNGIGMVWAPVRFFAPPQIVVVTLKRMT from the coding sequence ATGTTAAAAAAATTAATTTTAATTATTGTAATTCTAGGGATATTTTTTGGTGCCTACTCCTTTGTTGAACCTTATCTCATTCAAACCAAAGAAATCACAATTGAATCAAGTCAGATTCCACCAGAATTTGATGGAAAGCATATAGTTTTTTTAACAGATATTCATTATGGTTCATTTTTTAGTAAAGAAAGAGTAGACAGCATTGTAAACCAGACCAATGAGTTAAAGCCAGATATGATCCTCCTTGGTGGTGATTATGTTACTTCTGACTCTTCGGCAGTTGGACCTGTTTTTTTATCCTTATCAAAATTAAAGGCACCTTTAGGGGTTTATGGTGTGTTAGGAAATAATGACCCTAAAAATGTATCAATTCATGCTATGCAAAATGCAGGCATCACATATATTGGGAATAATGGTGCATGGATAGGCACTAATTCTTCTAGGATCAGAGTGGGAGGAGTAGCAGATATGGACACAGATGTTCCAAACCAACTTCCTATACTACAAGATATAACTCCTGAAGACTTTGTTATATTGGTTACTCATAAACCGGACTATTTTCCAAAAGTTTCAAAATCAAGGGTTGATCTGGTATTTGCAGGACATACTCATGGCGGGCAAATTACTTTATTTGGACTTTATGCTCCATTTATAAAATCTCAATATGAACAAAAGCATCTTAGTGGCGTTACAAAATTGGGCAATGATACAATGATAATAAGCAATGGTATTGGTATGGTATGGGCGCCGGTGAGATTTTTTGCACCTCCACAGATAGTTGTTGTTACTTTAAAAAGAATGACTTGA
- a CDS encoding TIGR00288 family NYN domain-containing protein, with translation MHRFDKLTSFKDYIPLIRENSHGKNIGLLVDGPNMLRKEFDCNLDTVRDLISEHGNIKVGKVFLNQYASDKLIEAVVNQGFSPMIVAGETDVQLAVEAFELIHNPNIDVIAIMTRDVDFFPLINVAKEHGKKTIVIGAEPGFSVALKNCADSTITLKTHQPPSAA, from the coding sequence ATGCATCGTTTTGATAAATTAACTTCATTTAAAGATTACATTCCACTTATAAGAGAAAATTCACACGGAAAAAATATAGGACTTCTTGTAGACGGTCCTAATATGCTTCGAAAAGAATTTGACTGCAATTTAGATACAGTAAGAGATTTAATTTCTGAACATGGTAATATCAAAGTTGGTAAAGTTTTTCTTAATCAATACGCTTCAGACAAGCTTATAGAGGCTGTTGTAAATCAGGGATTTTCACCAATGATCGTAGCAGGGGAAACAGATGTTCAACTTGCCGTTGAGGCGTTTGAACTTATACACAATCCTAATATTGATGTGATTGCCATTATGACTCGTGATGTGGATTTCTTCCCATTAATAAATGTTGCCAAAGAACACGGGAAAAAAACTATTGTAATTGGAGCAGAACCCGGATTCAGTGTAGCTTTAAAGAATTGTGCAGATAGTACAATTACTCTAAAAACACATCAACCACCAAGCGCAGCTTAA
- a CDS encoding GyrI-like domain-containing protein gives MEIVEKRIEETRVAYAQFKGSYSKIPEHMQEVGQWVIDDGLEMTGMVYGSYFNSPDEVSEDELEYEIGFSFKGDLKIQEGKLGYKEIPEHSVLAAVHKGPYTNVGPVIRAIAKYAAENGYDVVGPVTEVYLNDPSQVSPQELLTEVRFPVIKMG, from the coding sequence ATGGAGATAGTAGAAAAAAGAATAGAAGAAACAAGAGTAGCTTATGCACAATTTAAAGGGAGTTATAGTAAAATTCCAGAGCATATGCAAGAAGTTGGTCAGTGGGTTATTGATGATGGTTTAGAAATGACTGGCATGGTATACGGTTCTTATTTCAACAGTCCTGATGAAGTTTCAGAGGATGAACTTGAATATGAAATAGGATTTTCATTTAAGGGAGATTTAAAGATTCAAGAAGGTAAATTGGGGTATAAAGAGATACCAGAACATTCAGTACTGGCAGCAGTACACAAAGGACCTTATACTAATGTAGGTCCTGTAATCCGTGCAATAGCAAAATATGCAGCAGAAAATGGGTATGATGTAGTAGGTCCAGTTACAGAGGTCTACCTCAACGATCCTAGTCAAGTTTCGCCTCAAGAGTTACTAACTGAAGTAAGATTTCCAGTGATTAAAATGGGTTAA
- a CDS encoding GyrI-like domain-containing protein produces the protein MEIKLKKTEEKQVAYIFYTGPVEDMGDLIGEIVDWMMAQNVEMTGPPYSAYYTSPAEVAPQDMQYEMGVPFAGQASEAGKVKIKTMPVQKVISAIHKGPYSEVGPVYEVLMNKVIEDGYQMIGAPIEIYFNSPMEVPESDLLTEIQFPVVKI, from the coding sequence ATGGAAATCAAACTGAAAAAAACTGAAGAAAAGCAAGTAGCATATATATTTTATACAGGACCCGTGGAGGATATGGGTGATTTAATTGGGGAGATAGTTGATTGGATGATGGCACAAAATGTTGAAATGACAGGTCCACCATATTCTGCTTATTACACAAGTCCAGCTGAAGTCGCACCTCAAGATATGCAATATGAAATGGGAGTTCCTTTTGCAGGACAAGCATCAGAAGCAGGAAAGGTAAAAATAAAAACCATGCCTGTTCAAAAAGTCATTTCTGCTATTCACAAAGGACCTTACAGTGAAGTTGGTCCCGTGTATGAAGTTTTAATGAACAAAGTTATTGAAGATGGATATCAAATGATTGGTGCACCCATTGAGATATACTTCAACAGCCCTATGGAAGTACCCGAATCTGATCTGTTAACAGAAATACAATTTCCTGTTGTTAAAATTTGA
- a CDS encoding spore photoproduct lyase family protein, with the protein MKIQEIISKSIISKTGIPSADYVINPYIGCIHSCFYCYAKFMKRFTGHKENWGDFIDIKINAPALIPVLKDYKSSKYTGKRILLSSVTDPYIPLERKYEVTRKILQKLIPHQPHLIILTKSDLVIRDLDLIKQFENKEIGFSFSTLEEDIQEKVEPGASSIKNRLKALKTIHEEHITSYVFVSPIIPFITNWKEIISQTRSYADYFMFENLNIVGNIWGSVNRWLKTEFPDIIQDYKDIYFEDSIFWERIEEEIITFCQTEKLECKMYFHH; encoded by the coding sequence ATGAAAATACAAGAAATAATATCCAAATCAATAATTTCTAAAACAGGAATTCCTTCTGCAGATTATGTTATAAATCCATATATTGGGTGTATTCATTCATGTTTTTATTGTTATGCAAAATTTATGAAACGTTTTACAGGTCATAAAGAGAATTGGGGCGATTTTATAGATATTAAAATCAATGCTCCCGCTCTCATACCCGTATTGAAGGATTATAAATCTTCAAAGTATACTGGTAAACGAATCCTTCTTTCTTCAGTAACTGATCCATACATTCCTCTTGAAAGGAAATATGAAGTTACACGAAAAATATTGCAAAAGCTCATTCCTCATCAGCCTCATTTAATCATTCTTACCAAATCTGATCTGGTTATAAGAGATCTTGACCTTATAAAACAGTTTGAAAATAAAGAGATAGGATTTTCATTCTCAACCCTAGAGGAAGATATTCAGGAAAAAGTCGAACCTGGAGCATCATCTATTAAAAATAGATTAAAGGCCCTTAAAACTATTCATGAAGAGCATATAACAAGCTATGTATTTGTAAGCCCTATTATTCCATTTATTACTAATTGGAAGGAGATAATTAGTCAAACTAGAAGTTATGCTGATTATTTCATGTTTGAAAATTTGAATATTGTTGGTAATATATGGGGTTCTGTTAACAGGTGGCTTAAAACGGAATTCCCCGATATAATTCAAGATTATAAGGATATCTATTTTGAAGATAGTATATTCTGGGAAAGAATTGAAGAAGAAATAATTACATTCTGCCAAACTGAAAAACTTGAATGTAAAATGTACTTCCATCATTGA
- the pscS gene encoding O-phospho-L-seryl-tRNA:Cys-tRNA synthase, translated as MECQDYGLTRDTERKNLNLNPLQRGGVLPVAARKALYEFSDGYSVCDYCVGRLDEISKPEIKGFLDDLASFINTDHARTVHGAREGKFAVMHALCKPGDTIVIDGNAHYTTHVAAERAGLNIVEVPNSEYPDYKINPEGYKEVLDDLTDQGEEVSLVLLTHVDGNYGNLTDSSSIGKIAHNAGVPLLLNCAYSMGRLPIDAKAFNADFVVGSGHKSMAASGPIGVLGLKEEWADILLKKSKRHAVKELEMLGCTSRGAPVATLMASLPFVIERLKNWDNEVQDTRKFVDQMEKIEGVVQLGVKPTEHDLVRFETPVFDEIASKHPRRGFFLYEELKKRNIVGIKRGQTKWFKCSIYGFSKEQKDYIGESFIEIVNKYHEM; from the coding sequence ATGGAATGTCAAGATTATGGACTTACTAGAGACACAGAAAGGAAAAACCTCAATTTAAATCCTCTTCAAAGAGGAGGAGTACTGCCTGTCGCGGCAAGAAAGGCACTTTATGAATTTTCTGATGGTTATAGTGTATGTGATTACTGTGTGGGAAGACTTGATGAAATATCAAAACCAGAGATAAAAGGTTTCCTTGATGATCTTGCCTCATTCATTAACACTGATCATGCAAGAACAGTTCACGGGGCACGCGAAGGCAAATTTGCAGTTATGCATGCGCTTTGCAAGCCAGGCGACACCATAGTCATTGATGGAAATGCTCATTATACAACTCATGTTGCTGCTGAAAGGGCTGGACTTAACATCGTTGAAGTTCCTAACAGTGAATATCCAGATTATAAAATAAATCCTGAAGGTTACAAAGAAGTTCTAGATGATCTAACAGACCAAGGTGAAGAAGTAAGCTTGGTTCTTTTAACACATGTGGATGGTAATTATGGGAACTTGACAGATTCTAGTTCAATAGGTAAAATTGCACATAATGCCGGAGTTCCTCTACTTTTAAACTGTGCTTATTCCATGGGACGTTTGCCAATTGATGCTAAGGCATTTAACGCAGATTTTGTAGTTGGAAGCGGCCACAAAAGTATGGCTGCTTCGGGCCCAATTGGAGTATTGGGTTTGAAGGAGGAATGGGCAGACATACTACTTAAAAAGTCCAAAAGACATGCTGTGAAGGAACTTGAAATGTTGGGTTGCACTAGTCGTGGCGCACCAGTAGCAACTCTTATGGCTTCATTACCATTCGTTATTGAAAGGTTGAAAAATTGGGATAATGAAGTCCAAGACACTAGGAAATTTGTTGATCAAATGGAGAAAATTGAAGGTGTTGTGCAGCTGGGAGTGAAACCAACAGAACATGATTTGGTTCGTTTTGAAACACCTGTGTTTGACGAAATAGCAAGTAAACATCCACGAAGAGGGTTCTTCCTCTATGAAGAACTTAAGAAAAGGAATATAGTTGGTATTAAACGGGGCCAGACAAAATGGTTTAAGTGTAGTATTTATGGTTTCAGTAAGGAACAGAAGGACTATATTGGGGAATCTTTCATTGAAATAGTAAATAAGTACCATGAAATGTGA
- a CDS encoding DUF1801 domain-containing protein, with protein MENKRIDLDKYLSPFTDDISILVRDLRAKILKLDLDLDEVIKWNNIIYEKNGLVYAIVVHKDHVNLEFANGIELLDPDGMLEGTGQKMRHVKIRNSEEIESKKLTNLIREAPYLNTTKKI; from the coding sequence ATGGAAAACAAAAGAATAGATTTGGATAAATATTTATCCCCATTTACTGATGATATCAGTATATTGGTTAGAGATCTAAGGGCTAAGATTCTTAAATTGGATTTAGATTTAGATGAAGTTATTAAATGGAATAATATAATCTACGAAAAAAATGGATTGGTTTATGCAATTGTTGTGCACAAAGATCATGTTAACCTGGAGTTTGCTAATGGTATTGAACTTTTAGATCCAGATGGAATGTTAGAAGGAACAGGGCAAAAAATGCGTCATGTGAAGATTCGAAATTCTGAAGAAATTGAATCAAAAAAACTTACAAATTTGATAAGGGAAGCTCCATATCTAAATACTACTAAAAAAATTTAG
- a CDS encoding PHP domain-containing protein, which yields MKYDFHTHTKYSSDGYMEPKMLVKVAAKAGLSGVAVTDHNTIKGGLNAKKLATNEIEIIVGSEILTDRGEVTGIFLTEEIEKTCFLDVVEEIKAQNGIVILPHPFDGIRSTSFHPDPQDVKFIDSMEVFNSRCVRQIYNDMARNYALENDLEIIAGSDAHFENEIGNAGVKTESDNIREAVLNSDFTVFGKRSNIINPVTTKLLKIWRGSNR from the coding sequence ATGAAATACGACTTCCACACCCATACTAAGTATTCCTCTGATGGATATATGGAGCCAAAAATGCTTGTGAAAGTTGCAGCTAAAGCTGGACTATCAGGAGTTGCAGTAACAGATCATAACACCATAAAAGGAGGTTTAAATGCTAAAAAACTTGCTACTAACGAAATTGAGATTATAGTGGGTTCAGAAATTCTGACTGATAGGGGAGAAGTCACAGGGATTTTTTTAACAGAAGAAATAGAAAAAACGTGCTTTTTAGATGTTGTTGAGGAAATAAAGGCACAAAATGGAATTGTCATATTGCCGCACCCCTTCGATGGCATAAGGAGCACATCATTTCATCCTGATCCCCAAGACGTTAAATTTATTGATAGCATGGAAGTTTTCAATTCAAGGTGTGTACGTCAAATTTACAATGATATGGCCAGAAATTATGCCTTAGAAAATGATCTTGAAATAATTGCGGGTAGTGACGCCCATTTCGAAAATGAAATAGGAAATGCTGGTGTTAAAACTGAATCTGATAATATTAGGGAAGCTGTGTTAAACAGTGATTTCACTGTTTTTGGAAAGAGATCAAACATTATAAATCCTGTAACAACCAAATTACTTAAAATTTGGAGAGGTTCCAATAGATGA
- a CDS encoding phosphorylating glyceraldehyde-3-phosphate dehydrogenase gives MKAVGINGYGTIGKRVADAVAAQDDMKIAGVTKRTPNFEAKRAVELGYDIYMSAPDRENLFEEAEIPVKGTIDELYDKIDIMVDCTPGGVGAKNKEIYEKMGVKGIFQGGEKHDQIGKSFNSFSNFNDALGADYVRVVSCNTTGLCRTLNPIKELGGIKKVRAVMVRRGADPGQVKKGPINSIVPNPPTVPSHHGPDVQTVMYGLNITTMAILVPTTLMHQHNLMVELESDVSIDDVVETFEKTPRVILVDASRGLGSTAEIMEYAKDLGRPRGDLFEIAVWRESLNIVDNELYYMQAIHQESDVVPENVDAIRAMLEMETNSEKSIARTNKNIGIIG, from the coding sequence ATGAAAGCTGTTGGAATAAACGGATATGGTACCATAGGTAAAAGAGTTGCAGATGCAGTAGCTGCTCAAGATGACATGAAAATCGCAGGAGTCACAAAGCGAACTCCAAACTTTGAAGCTAAAAGGGCTGTTGAATTAGGTTATGATATTTATATGAGTGCCCCTGACAGAGAAAACCTCTTTGAAGAAGCAGAAATTCCTGTTAAAGGCACAATTGACGAGTTATATGATAAAATAGATATTATGGTTGACTGTACTCCTGGAGGAGTAGGTGCAAAAAATAAGGAGATTTATGAAAAGATGGGTGTGAAAGGTATTTTCCAAGGTGGAGAAAAACATGACCAGATAGGAAAATCCTTCAATTCATTCTCAAACTTCAATGATGCACTTGGAGCAGACTATGTAAGAGTAGTTTCCTGCAACACTACAGGCCTTTGTAGAACATTAAATCCAATAAAAGAACTAGGAGGCATTAAAAAAGTTAGAGCTGTTATGGTAAGACGAGGTGCTGATCCTGGTCAAGTTAAAAAAGGACCAATCAACTCAATAGTTCCAAATCCCCCAACTGTACCATCACACCATGGTCCTGATGTTCAAACTGTCATGTATGGACTTAACATTACAACAATGGCAATACTTGTTCCGACAACACTTATGCATCAACATAACCTAATGGTTGAACTTGAATCTGATGTGAGTATAGATGATGTAGTTGAAACCTTTGAAAAAACTCCGAGGGTTATTCTGGTGGATGCTTCAAGGGGTCTTGGCTCAACAGCAGAAATAATGGAATATGCAAAGGATCTTGGAAGACCTAGAGGGGATTTGTTTGAGATAGCAGTTTGGAGAGAATCGCTAAACATTGTAGACAACGAATTGTATTATATGCAAGCAATACACCAGGAATCAGATGTTGTACCTGAAAATGTTGATGCAATAAGAGCAATGCTAGAAATGGAAACAAATTCTGAAAAATCCATTGCTAGAACAAATAAGAATATTGGTATAATTGGATAA
- a CDS encoding DUF2197 domain-containing protein translates to MAEQETVKCGRCDKWYKLEKEKIANIKKEGKVKEYLCPECDDEIKKGN, encoded by the coding sequence ATGGCTGAACAAGAGACCGTGAAATGTGGAAGATGCGATAAATGGTACAAACTGGAAAAAGAAAAGATCGCAAATATCAAAAAAGAAGGCAAAGTAAAAGAATATTTGTGTCCTGAATGTGATGATGAAATTAAAAAGGGCAATTAG
- a CDS encoding ABC transporter permease, whose amino-acid sequence MKFRNLIVKNIFRNKFRSILAIIGIAIGVAAVVEFGLVTDNLSSSAQNALTAGAADFSVINGTSGEGGGPPAGGNDQLINQTSIGDIQQVSGVANTAGVLQTMINLNTSDTNNSGDNRGNGVSGGNFRSMTTLISINNDSISMDNLAITNGTVFSNSMKLYWVKMLLKV is encoded by the coding sequence ATGAAATTTAGGAATCTCATAGTAAAAAATATTTTTCGAAATAAATTTAGAAGTATTCTAGCAATAATTGGAATTGCAATAGGTGTGGCTGCTGTAGTAGAATTTGGTCTTGTAACAGATAATCTTAGTTCATCTGCACAAAATGCACTTACAGCGGGTGCAGCAGACTTTTCAGTTATTAATGGAACTAGTGGTGAAGGTGGCGGACCACCAGCCGGTGGAAATGATCAGTTGATCAATCAAACTTCAATTGGTGATATCCAACAAGTATCGGGTGTAGCTAATACAGCTGGAGTTTTACAAACAATGATCAATCTAAACACATCTGATACAAATAATAGTGGAGATAACAGGGGTAACGGCGTATCAGGAGGTAATTTTAGATCAATGACCACATTGATCAGTATTAACAATGATTCTATAAGCATGGATAATTTAGCAATAACAAACGGCACTGTATTTTCCAATTCAATGAAGTTATATTGGGTCAAAATGCTGCTCAAAGTTTAA
- a CDS encoding ABC transporter permease, translating to MGQNAAQSLNKTTGDTISISNQTFKIVGIYETGNFQEDRGIVMSLSELQNITGETGQVSLILVKAKNGTDATTLAKTIQQNYPGLTTSTSLSGHDRMNNGLEVINSGAWAVSLLAILVGGIVVIVTMMKAG from the coding sequence TTGGGTCAAAATGCTGCTCAAAGTTTAAATAAAACAACAGGCGACACTATTTCCATTTCTAATCAAACTTTCAAAATAGTTGGAATTTATGAAACTGGTAACTTCCAAGAAGATAGGGGAATTGTTATGTCGTTAAGTGAGCTTCAAAATATCACTGGTGAGACTGGGCAGGTTTCATTGATTTTGGTTAAAGCAAAGAATGGAACTGATGCCACTACATTGGCAAAAACAATTCAGCAAAATTATCCTGGATTAACAACATCAACATCACTTTCAGGACATGATAGGATGAATAACGGTCTTGAAGTTATCAATTCTGGTGCATGGGCAGTATCATTACTTGCCATTCTTGTTGGGGGAATTGTTGTTATTGTCACTATGATGAAAGCAGGGTGA
- a CDS encoding winged helix-turn-helix domain-containing protein, producing MKKILWWLIAGTKGGINRARIIHNIQKRPYNANQLAEKLELDYKTVRHHIKVLEDNNVITSSGEKYGTKYFLSSTMEENYELFQEIWNEIKED from the coding sequence ATGAAGAAAATACTTTGGTGGCTTATTGCCGGTACAAAGGGAGGTATTAATAGGGCAAGGATAATACATAACATCCAAAAAAGGCCTTATAACGCCAATCAGCTGGCTGAAAAATTAGAATTGGATTATAAAACTGTAAGACATCATATAAAAGTTTTAGAAGATAACAATGTTATAACATCATCTGGTGAAAAATATGGAACAAAGTATTTTCTTTCGTCTACAATGGAAGAAAATTATGAACTTTTCCAGGAAATATGGAATGAAATAAAGGAAGATTAG
- a CDS encoding DNA topoisomerase IV subunit A, translated as MMNRKELALNRRDLAVNKLQSLGDKIIEDVNAMNVPSIQVPSRGTSNIVYDDEKRYYVLGDRFGQRSLGNVKQIKKIGQMVYMANFCKGLVQTGKTATLREMYYVSEGWDIDFGDQQESNIVGEDLEVTLGISREDLGLMPEEDGASVYGDITVKDDDVEINALRMGKSGYTISPTIDEVELVDHNVQRVIAVETMGMFHRMVQENAYKKFDTLIVGLKGQAARATRRFLKRVNEELGLPVYICNDGDPWGFHIAMVIISGSAKLAHVNHELATPNAKFLGVTASDIINYDLPTDPLKDIDVLRLKELYKDPRYRDDFWKVEIKKMLKIGKKAEQQSFSKYGLEYVVDTYLPEKLDAM; from the coding sequence ATGTCCCATCAATACAAGTACCCTCAAGAGGTACTTCCAATATAGTTTACGACGATGAAAAACGCTACTACGTACTTGGAGATCGTTTTGGGCAGAGATCTCTAGGAAATGTTAAACAGATCAAGAAAATCGGCCAAATGGTTTACATGGCTAATTTTTGTAAGGGTCTTGTTCAAACAGGGAAAACAGCAACTTTAAGGGAAATGTATTATGTTTCAGAGGGATGGGACATAGACTTTGGAGACCAGCAGGAATCTAACATAGTTGGAGAAGATCTTGAGGTAACATTAGGTATATCACGTGAAGATCTTGGACTAATGCCTGAAGAAGATGGTGCATCAGTCTATGGAGACATTACAGTTAAAGATGACGATGTAGAAATAAACGCCCTGAGAATGGGTAAATCAGGTTACACAATTTCACCAACCATTGATGAGGTTGAACTAGTTGATCACAATGTCCAAAGAGTAATAGCTGTTGAAACCATGGGTATGTTCCACAGGATGGTTCAAGAAAACGCATATAAAAAATTCGATACACTTATTGTTGGACTCAAAGGACAGGCTGCACGTGCGACACGTAGATTTCTTAAAAGAGTTAATGAAGAACTTGGACTTCCAGTTTACATCTGTAACGATGGAGATCCATGGGGATTCCATATTGCTATGGTTATCATATCTGGAAGTGCAAAACTCGCACATGTAAACCACGAGCTTGCAACACCCAATGCAAAGTTTCTGGGAGTTACGGCTTCAGACATTATAAACTATGACTTACCAACAGACCCATTGAAGGACATAGATGTTTTAAGGCTCAAAGAACTTTACAAGGATCCAAGGTACAGGGATGATTTCTGGAAGGTAGAGATCAAGAAAATGCTAAAGATCGGTAAAAAAGCAGAACAGCAGTCTTTCTCGAAATATGGGCTGGAATATGTAGTTGACACATATTTACCAGAAAAACTTGATGCGATGTAA